The following nucleotide sequence is from Borrelia puertoricensis.
CTCAAGTGCTTTAATTATGGCTTGTTCATTATCTTTGTTATCAAGAAATATGTCTCTTTGTTCTACTATAATCCCAATTTTTTTACCAATTTTTGCGGATATGCTTTTTTGGGTAGTTAGGCTATCGAAAAAGTATCTATTTTCTTCTTTAAGTTTAATTAGAATAATTTGCATTATATTCTCATTTGCAGTAATAAGACTCCCCATATGATTATTCATGATCTTTGCATTGGAGTATGTTTTAAATGTTTTTTCGATTTTTGTTCGTATTGCGAATTCATTATCGTTGATGTTTATGTGAAATTTTTCTATTGAATTTTTATATTTTGATTGCATTGGCAAATGAATCATTATAATTTTATTTTTACTTGCTAGTTTGTTATAAAAATTCATTGATTTTGGTAAAAAGGGAATAATTGAAAAATTGATGTTTAAGTCAATTTTTATAAATTCGTCTAACATAAATTCGTCATAGCCAACATCATCAATTATTAGATAAAATGCAGGTTTTAAATTTTTTTGTACTTTTATTAAATTTTCTTTTTTAATTTTTGCTAATTTGTTCTTAAAATTTAGATTGAGTTTTTTTGCATTTGATCTTATATACATAAGACTAGAAAATAGCATAATTATTGAGACAAAAGATGTAATAATAACAAATGATATTGTGATTTTTAATTTATGTTTCTTTAGAAAAATAGAAACATTGTAAATACTCATGTCCAGTAGCTTCTCATTATATCAAAATCTGGTATTAAGTCAATTTTTATTGATAAAGTTCTTCTTTGAGTTTTTTAAGTACCCTTTTTTCAATTTGTCTAACGGTTTCTGAAGAGATTCCAAGTTCACTGGAAATGTCTTTTAAAGTGCTTTTCTTATCACTGTTGTCTAAGTTATATCTTTTTATTATGATATATCTTTCCTTTTCATTTAGTTTGGTCTTTAGTATGTGATTGAGATGTTTTAATGTTGAATTTTGCTCAAGAGTATTTTCAGGATTAAAAGAATTGTCTTCATAGAGGTTTAGTAGTGTGGAATTTTCTGAACCCTCGATCTTTTTATCAAGGGAGTATTCTTTTTCAAGATAGGGAATGATTTTTATATATTGAGCAGTTGTTAAGTTAAATCTTTCCATTATGTCTTCTTTTTTTGGTGATTTTTCTTCTTCCATTAGATATTTATTTATTTGGAGTATTAAATTTTCTTTTCTGTATGGCACCTTTACAAGTCTTGTTTTGGTATTTAATGCTCTTTGAAGCGATTGTTTAATCCAAAATGATGCGTAAGTTGAGAATTTGGTGTTTTTACTTGGATCATATTTTTCAGCTGCTCTAATTAAACCTAGATTTCCTTCTTGTATTAAGTCTTCAACTTTTAATCCTTTGCCAGCATATCTTTTAATTATTTTTAAGACAAGACGTAAATTGGCATTTATCATTTTGTTTTTGGCTTTTAGGTCTCCTAGTTTAATTTGTTTTGCAAGT
It contains:
- a CDS encoding divergent polysaccharide deacetylase family protein, which translates into the protein MSIYNVSIFLKKHKLKITISFVIITSFVSIIMLFSSLMYIRSNAKKLNLNFKNKLAKIKKENLIKVQKNLKPAFYLIIDDVGYDEFMLDEFIKIDLNINFSIIPFLPKSMNFYNKLASKNKIIMIHLPMQSKYKNSIEKFHININDNEFAIRTKIEKTFKTYSNAKIMNNHMGSLITANENIMQIILIKLKEENRYFFDSLTTQKSISAKIGKKIGIIVEQRDIFLDNKDNEQAIIKALERAKQIARKKGIVKVIGHIWSKNTLKILKQEAENLNKEFEFKNLINLYQKEEKNESAWNRDFMR
- a CDS encoding sigma-70 family RNA polymerase sigma factor; the protein is MNIFSNEDLNIYLKSVREHRLITHEEEIELAKQIKLGDLKAKNKMINANLRLVLKIIKRYAGKGLKVEDLIQEGNLGLIRAAEKYDPSKNTKFSTYASFWIKQSLQRALNTKTRLVKVPYRKENLILQINKYLMEEEKSPKKEDIMERFNLTTAQYIKIIPYLEKEYSLDKKIEGSENSTLLNLYEDNSFNPENTLEQNSTLKHLNHILKTKLNEKERYIIIKRYNLDNSDKKSTLKDISSELGISSETVRQIEKRVLKKLKEELYQ